The Erythrobacter sp. genome segment ATCCTCTCCTCCTCGATACCGTGATCAACCAGATAGTCGCGGACTGCCTCGCCGCGTTGGCGTGAGAAGCGCAGATTGACCTCATCGTCACCCGCAGAATCGCTGTGCGCGCGCAGCAGGATCGGGCCGCCCTCGGCGATCTGTGGCGAGCTCAGAATGTCTGCCAGCTTGGCTGTGGCTGTTTCCGATAGCTCAGTGCCCCCGTCGGCGAATGGAATTTGCACGTCAAGCGGCGCTAATTGCGGCTCCGGCGAAAGCACCGGTCCATCCAGATCGTCGCGAATAATGGACGTTGGCTCGGGCGCTGGTTCGGTCGTTGCGGGTTGCGGCAGACTTTCCTCCCGCTCGCAGCCGCCGAGTGCAAGCAGGAAAGCAGCACCGATCAGTCCGCAGGCAACGGTGTTGGGGATTCTTGACATCGCGATTCTCATGAAGCTGACTCCGGCTTGGGTCCGCTCTCCTTGGCGGCGCGCTTCGCTTCGGCTTTTTCAGAGGTGCGTCGCTGGGGCGGGGTAAAGGTGATAATGGTATCGCCTGCCTTCGGAACAGGACGAGCTGCGTGAGTGAAGAAGCGCATCTGCCCGCCTTCGCGCAGCAGCAGGAGCATATGTGCATGCTCGGGAAGTGCTTCCTGCGCGTCCTCGTAATCGAATTCCTCGGAAAGCCTTGTCTTGCGGAAAACCCAGCCCTCCTTCTGGCGCTCATTGGTTTCGGTAACGCCCCAACCCGATTGAAACAGAGCACGCCCGCGCAGGGCCTCCGGCAATGAATGGCGGTCGCTATCGTCACCGGCTTCGCCCAGCTGATAGACTGAATCGCGCCCGATTTCATACGCAAATTCACTACAAACCAGCGTATTGTACGCTTCGTTGTCAGTCGCAGCGACGAGCACCTGGAACGGTCCGAGATCGAGATTGTGTTCCGTCGCTTCATTGAGGATTTCGCCATGATAAACGGGCACCCCGCTCTGGCGGGCGAGAGCCAGGCGTTGCCAGCTGGAATCGACAACCGTAACCGGGGTCTTGAGATCCAGCATCTGTTTGGCGAGCGCGATCGTCCAGGGAGTGCTGCCGACGATCAACAGGCCGGGTCTTGTAGCGCCTTTGACCTTGAGCAGCCGCGCGGCCAGGTCGACCGTGAACCCATGCGCCACGATCGTCGCGACGACAACCGCGAAACTCAGACCGATCAGGACATTGCCATCCTCGTAGCCGAGCTCTGCCAGGCGCAGCGCGAACAGGCCCGAGATCGCAACCAGCACGATCCCGCGCGGCGCGATCCAGGCCAGGAAGAAACGTTCGTTCCAGGGTATCGTGGTGCCGGCCAGGGTGATCAGGATAGTCAACGGCCGAACCACGAACAGCAAGGCGAGCAGAAAGGCCGCGAAGCGCCAGTTGAGATATTGAAGATCGGCCCACTCGAGCGACGCAGAAAGAAGAATGAAGATGCCCGAAACGAGCAAGACCGCGACATTCTCCTTGAAAGGATGAATGCTGCGGAGGCTTTGGACATTCATATTTGCCAGCGCAACTCCCATCACCGTGACCGCCACCAAGCCCGCTTCGTGCTCGATCAGGTTGGAAAGGACGAAAACGCCGATGACCGCAGTCAGAAGGACTGGCACCTTCAGGTACTCGGGTACGGTGCCCCGGGGGAAAGCCCAAGCAATGATGACCGCCGCAACGTAGCCGAGCAGGCCAGCGAGCGCCGCTGAAATAATCAGCGGGGGCACCACTTCGATGACGGAGGCTCCATCGGCAGACAGGCGGAAATATTCATACGCGATGACCGCGCACAGCGCGCCTGTCGGGTCGTTGACGATCGCTTCCCATTTCAGGATCGAGGCTGGCCGGGCCTGGATCGAGCTTTGTCGCAAAAGCGGGATAACCACCGTCGGCCCGGTAACCACCAATATGCCGCCGAACAGCACGGCGACAGGCAGCACCAGTCCTGCGATTTCATGCGCTGCCAACGCACCGAGGAACCAGCCCACCAAAACACCGACCGTCGCCAGCCGCCAAACCGCTTGCCCCGAGTGGCGCAGTTCGCGAAAGTTGAGGCTCAACCCTCCTTCAAACAGGATCAGGGCTACCCCGATGGCAACCATGGGTTCCAGCAAGTCTCCGAACACCGCTTCGGGATCTATCAGGTTGAGCACCGGACCGGCCAAGAAGCCGGCGAGCAACATCAGGACGATTGCCGGCCATCCGCTACGCCAGGCAAGCCACTGGGCGCCGATGCCCAGAACGCCGACCACGGCGATGATGAGTGTTTGATCCTGCATGGTTCGTCCGATGCCCCCTTGGAGGCCGCATGAAAGCCTGATGTTGTGATCTAACGTGCGCGCCAAAGGACGGATCCACCAGGCACGGTGTTTCCCACCCTACAAGGAAGAGTTCTGCCAAAGCAAATGCACCGCGGGAACAGAGATCCGGCAGGGGGGCCAATGCCCGGACCAAAGACGCTTGCCAGCCGATCCGCTGCTTCAACTCCTCTCCCGAGCTAATCCATCTGCCTTTACTGATGTACGCCCGCTTCCCGCTTACCCTGCGCAACGTTGAGGACCTGCATCTTGAACGGGGGGATCGACATCTTCCACGGAGACCGTGCAGCTCTGGTGGAACAGGTTCGAACCGCCGTTCGCAGGGGATATGGTATCAGAGGTGAGCTCCGGCGAGACTGGCAGCACTTCCCAACGAGACTGGCTCCAAGCGATTGCTTCTTGGCTCTTATTCCTCGAACTCGCCACAACCACTGACCATCGGGAGCCCCTGCGAAGTGGTCCGGGTGAGCGCAGTTTATCATAAAGTAGGCCGCCGGGCTGCCCGTCTAGGAGTCCACCTGCTCAATGGCTTCACCAAGCGGCTGTCCGTCAGCCAGCCGCCCGTCGGTTTCCACTGTGAATGAGACCACCGAGGGTCCGACAGCGCTCGCCGCTCTCACGAAACCCGCGGCTTCACTCGCCTGGTTGAAAGTCAACGCCGTCACCATGTCTGCTTCGCTCGCCGCAATTCACCCGAGTTGTTCCGAGAAATATCGTTCGGCATCTCCGCCCCGGCGGCGGGGGTTTGGGGGACAACCGCCGGGGCGA includes the following:
- a CDS encoding OmpA family protein — protein: MRIAMSRIPNTVACGLIGAAFLLALGGCEREESLPQPATTEPAPEPTSIIRDDLDGPVLSPEPQLAPLDVQIPFADGGTELSETATAKLADILSSPQIAEGGPILLRAHSDSAGDDEVNLRFSRQRGEAVRDYLVDHGIEEERITIIAFGEQNPMQPNALPDGTPNEPGRAANRRVDLLVTLPGGDETTAEEVTASDGESGMLVGYAE
- a CDS encoding sodium:proton antiporter — protein: MQDQTLIIAVVGVLGIGAQWLAWRSGWPAIVLMLLAGFLAGPVLNLIDPEAVFGDLLEPMVAIGVALILFEGGLSLNFRELRHSGQAVWRLATVGVLVGWFLGALAAHEIAGLVLPVAVLFGGILVVTGPTVVIPLLRQSSIQARPASILKWEAIVNDPTGALCAVIAYEYFRLSADGASVIEVVPPLIISAALAGLLGYVAAVIIAWAFPRGTVPEYLKVPVLLTAVIGVFVLSNLIEHEAGLVAVTVMGVALANMNVQSLRSIHPFKENVAVLLVSGIFILLSASLEWADLQYLNWRFAAFLLALLFVVRPLTILITLAGTTIPWNERFFLAWIAPRGIVLVAISGLFALRLAELGYEDGNVLIGLSFAVVVATIVAHGFTVDLAARLLKVKGATRPGLLIVGSTPWTIALAKQMLDLKTPVTVVDSSWQRLALARQSGVPVYHGEILNEATEHNLDLGPFQVLVAATDNEAYNTLVCSEFAYEIGRDSVYQLGEAGDDSDRHSLPEALRGRALFQSGWGVTETNERQKEGWVFRKTRLSEEFDYEDAQEALPEHAHMLLLLREGGQMRFFTHAARPVPKAGDTIITFTPPQRRTSEKAEAKRAAKESGPKPESAS